The proteins below are encoded in one region of Purpureocillium takamizusanense chromosome 11, complete sequence:
- a CDS encoding uncharacterized protein (EggNog:ENOG503P9IB): MNLPNGSCIMGTRPKRPSLLRSSVTEPSITTHNALRGSLVNPACPKKATELLSKAWIYPVTRQIITSNCSSERLQQSTTVMDARGEQQHTVAHADKYGGDDLPQESQSDCYFSFPNFDKWSISEPCGTKEPN; the protein is encoded by the exons ATGAATTTACCTAATG GGAGCTGCATTATGGGGACAAGACCGAAACGACCGAGCCTCCTACGGTCGAGCGTCACCGAACCATCAATCACAACACACAATGCCCTCCGGGGCTCTCTTGTCAACCCAGCCTGTCCAAAGAAGGCAACTGAATTGCTTAGCAAAGCCTGGATCTACCCTGTTACGAGGCAGATCATCACCTCAAACTGTTCGTCGGAGCGATTACAACAGTCGACCACGGTCATGGATGCTCGCGGGGAGCAGCAACACACTGTCGCGCACGCCGACAAATATGGTGGCGATGACCTGCCACAGGAGTCTCAATCAG ATTGTTACTTCAGTTTCCCCAATTTCGACAAATGGAGTATATCGGAGCCATGCGGCACCAAAGAGCCTAACTGA
- the RPS1 gene encoding ribosomal 40S subunit protein S1B (COG:J~EggNog:ENOG503NVFE) — protein sequence MAVGKNKRLSKGKKGLKKKTVDPFSRKDWYSIKAPSPFNVRDVGKTLVNRTTGLKNANDALKGRIVEVSLADLQKDEDHAFRKVRLRVDEVQGKNCLTNFHGLDFTSDKLRSLVRKWQTLIEANVTVKTTDDYLIRLFAIAFTKRRPNQIKKTTYAASSQIRAIRRKMTDIIQREASSCTLTQLTSKLIPEVIGREIEKSTQGIYPLQNVHIRKVKLLKAPKFDLGALMALHGESGTDDQGQKVEREFKERVLEQV from the exons ATGGCTGTTGGAAA GAACAAGAGGCTctccaagggcaagaagggtCTCAAGAAGAAGACCGTCGACCCCTTCTCCCGCAAGGACTGGTACTCGATCAAG GCTCCCAGCCCCTTCAACGTGCGAGA TGTCGGCAAGACTCTCGTCAACCGCACCACCGGTTTGAAGAACGCGAACGACGCCCTCAagggccgcatcgtcgaaGTTTCGCTGGCCGATTTGCagaaggacgaggaccaCGCGTTCCGCAAGGTCCGTCTTCGTGTGGATGAGGTTCAGGGCAAGAACTGCCTCACCAACTTCCATGGCCTCGATTTCACTTCGGACAAGCTGCGATCTCTCGTTCGCAAGTGGCAGACCCTGATCGAGGCCAATGTCACGGTCAAGACCACCGATGACTACCTTATTCGTCTCTTCGCCATTGCCTTCACCAAGCGACGACCCAACCAGATCAAGAAGACCACCTACGCTGCATCGTCGCAGATCCGCGCCATTCGGCGCAAGATGACGGACATCATCCAGCGCGAGGCTTCCAGCTGCACTCTTACCCAGCTCACCTCCAAGTTGATCCCTGAGGTCATCGGCCGCGAGATTGAGAAGTCGACTCAGGGCATCTACCCTCTGCAGAAT GTGCACATCCGGAAGGTTAAGCTACTGAAGGCGCCTAAGTTCGATCTGGGTGCCTTGATGGCGCTTCATGGAGAGTCGGGAACGGATGATCAAGGCCAGAAGGTTGAGCGAGAGTTCAAGGAGCGAGTCTTGGAACAGGTTTGA